AAATTTTATCTCTCCTCTATTTTATCAAGAAACCAGTTTATAACATTGATGCAATGGCTGCTCAAATAGGATTTTTTGCCAATTGAAACATCTATTGCTCCGTATCTATGAAGAATTTCTTTTTCTTCATCATTTAGTCCTTTATTATCTCCTAAAAAGAATAATGGCTCTTCTCCAAAATTTATTTTATCGATATCTTCTCCTTTTTCATCCATCAAATAATATTCTTTATCCCTATTTTCATCAACAAATTTTTTGAAATCTTTTCTGCTGACAAATATTCCAGGTGTGCTTTCCTTTTCTTCATCGCTTGCTTTTTCTATTGCCTTTATTGTGAAGATTGCTATGCTCCTTTCATCTGGACTTACTTTTCTCAATTTTCCTCCTTCAAATCTTATATAAACAGGAGGATTTGGCGGACCATGTAGAATTGTATGGAAAAAAACATTTCTTCTTATATCATTTGAAAGCCAGAAAGCAGAATTTACACATCTTGCAACTATATCAATTCTTCCAGCTGATGGTAAATCCCTTAAATTAACATCTGGCCTTGTTAATGCATTTGATTTCAGATAAAAATGCCTATAGATAGTCATCTGGATTTATTTTCACAGGCAAATCTGGCTTTTTAAAATCTTCTTTATCCTTATCAAAAGGAATTGTTAAATCAAAGCCAATTTTGGTTGTTTCCCTTGTAACTGGATTTGCAGATGGGTCAAGCGATGAGCCTTTTTCATATTTTATTATCATATCTTTATTTCCCTGAAAGCGGGTTGCCATTGCCCATTCAACCTGGCTCCAATCATGCACATCAATATCTTCATCAACAATAAAAACATGCTTCATTGATTTATGCCCTCTAAAAGCAGCCTCTATCGCCTTTTTCCCATCTTCTTCACTTTTTTTCCTTATGCTAACAACTCCATGAAGCCAGGA
The sequence above is drawn from the Thermoplasmatales archaeon genome and encodes:
- the trmY gene encoding tRNA (pseudouridine(54)-N(1))-methyltransferase TrmY, which produces MTIYRHFYLKSNALTRPDVNLRDLPSAGRIDIVARCVNSAFWLSNDIRRNVFFHTILHGPPNPPVYIRFEGGKLRKVSPDERSIAIFTIKAIEKASDEEKESTPGIFVSRKDFKKFVDENRDKEYYLMDEKGEDIDKINFGEEPLFFLGDNKGLNDEEKEILHRYGAIDVSIGKKSYLSSHCINVINWFLDKIEER